Proteins encoded in a region of the Zunongwangia endophytica genome:
- a CDS encoding DUF3127 domain-containing protein — protein MEVQGKIKLIGDTKTFGNNGFRKRELVVTTEEQYPQHLMIEFVQDKTDLLDTYQVGQPVKVGVNLRGREWVSPQGETKYFNSIQGWRIENLQPSQSGGGQNVPPPADQFEPAQDFKDEDYDDLPF, from the coding sequence ATGGAAGTACAAGGAAAGATTAAATTAATCGGAGATACCAAAACTTTTGGTAATAACGGATTTAGAAAAAGAGAATTAGTTGTCACTACAGAAGAGCAATATCCACAACATTTAATGATTGAATTTGTTCAGGATAAAACAGATCTTTTAGATACTTATCAAGTAGGGCAACCAGTGAAAGTTGGTGTAAACCTTCGTGGTAGAGAGTGGGTAAGCCCGCAGGGAGAAACCAAATATTTTAATTCTATCCAGGGTTGGAGAATAGAGAATTTGCAACCATCACAATCAGGAGGAGGTCAAAATGTTCCGCCACCGGCAGATCAATTTGAGCCAGCTCAGGATTTTAAAGATGAAGACTACGACGATCTTCCTTTCTAA
- a CDS encoding membrane lipoprotein lipid attachment site-containing protein — MKKIVFLLFSLVILSSCSSNSEDDKPEVLAPAEINAEVDFFNFEIDTEARTTFMEYRMTFYNESDFDVEGYPQIYIGQEGVEDFSVTTERYNGENPCNYLEANSSCTQEFSELLSYDQGDLEAWSGEVPVLTLEDIQYRILEEHR, encoded by the coding sequence ATGAAAAAAATAGTTTTCCTTTTGTTCAGCTTAGTCATTTTAAGCTCATGTTCTTCAAATAGTGAAGATGACAAACCAGAAGTTTTAGCTCCTGCTGAAATAAATGCGGAAGTCGATTTCTTTAATTTTGAAATAGACACGGAAGCTAGAACTACTTTCATGGAATATAGAATGACCTTTTACAACGAATCAGATTTTGATGTAGAAGGATACCCTCAGATTTATATCGGTCAGGAAGGAGTAGAAGATTTTAGCGTTACAACAGAGCGTTATAATGGCGAAAATCCCTGTAATTACCTTGAAGCAAATAGTAGTTGTACCCAAGAATTTTCAGAACTCTTATCTTATGATCAAGGCGATTTGGAAGCATGGTCGGGGGAGGTACCTGTATTAACGCTTGAAGATATTCAGTATAGGATATTAGAGGAGCATCGTTAG
- a CDS encoding flavin reductase family protein, whose product MLSIDSKESPSGALYRYLSGAVGPRPIAFASTLDAEGRPNLAPFSFFNVFSANPPILVFSPVRRGKDGSLKHTFLNLKVIEECVINIVDYKMVQQMSLSSTDYAEGVNEFEKSGLTMQPSDLVKPFRVAESPVQFECKVNEIIELGDEGGAGNLVICEILKTHIKEEILDEDGYIDQVKIDQVARMGGNWYTRAKDGMFEVPKPIANLGIGVDAIPKEIRESSILTGNDLGKLGNIEELPTIEEARSYVSEDDLFTEIIAAREKEAIHKQAQLLLNEERVIEAWKLLLANY is encoded by the coding sequence ATGTTAAGTATAGATTCTAAGGAATCGCCTTCAGGCGCTCTTTATAGATATTTGAGTGGTGCAGTTGGGCCTAGGCCTATTGCGTTTGCAAGCACGCTGGATGCTGAAGGGCGACCAAATTTAGCTCCTTTTAGTTTCTTTAATGTGTTTAGTGCAAACCCGCCAATATTGGTGTTTTCACCAGTTCGAAGGGGTAAAGATGGAAGTCTAAAACATACATTTTTAAACCTGAAAGTAATTGAAGAATGTGTGATTAACATTGTAGATTACAAAATGGTGCAGCAAATGTCTTTAAGTAGTACAGATTATGCTGAAGGAGTAAACGAGTTCGAAAAATCTGGGCTTACCATGCAGCCATCAGATCTTGTAAAGCCATTTAGAGTAGCAGAATCTCCCGTACAGTTTGAATGTAAAGTGAATGAAATTATTGAACTTGGAGATGAAGGTGGGGCAGGAAATCTGGTAATATGCGAAATTTTAAAAACGCATATTAAAGAAGAAATTCTAGATGAAGATGGTTATATCGATCAAGTAAAAATCGATCAGGTTGCAAGAATGGGTGGGAACTGGTATACTCGAGCCAAAGATGGTATGTTCGAGGTCCCAAAACCTATTGCCAATTTGGGGATTGGTGTAGATGCTATACCAAAAGAAATTAGAGAAAGTAGTATCTTAACAGGAAATGATCTTGGTAAATTAGGAAACATCGAAGAATTGCCAACTATAGAAGAGGCGAGATCTTATGTTTCTGAAGATGATTTATTTACTGAAATTATTGCAGCAAGAGAAAAAGAAGCAATTCATAAACAGGCGCAGTTATTGCTAAATGAAGAACGAGTGATAGAAGCGTGGAAATTATTACTAGCAAATTATTAA
- the aat gene encoding leucyl/phenylalanyl-tRNA--protein transferase codes for MQILKPYEPFPDVAYASDEGLLAVGGSLTEDRLVEAYSNGIFPWYDDTQPILWWSPDPRMVLFPHNLKVSKSMKQLFKKDAFKVTYNEDFETVIENCAEINRKGQAGTWITDEMKQAYIGLHQKGIAQSVEVWENGQIVGGLYGLYLKQKQVFCGESMFTRVSNASKYGFISMVRRLQKNGVKLIDCQVHTNHLESLGAEEISRKEFLKFLK; via the coding sequence GTGCAAATTCTAAAACCATACGAGCCATTTCCCGATGTAGCTTACGCTTCTGATGAAGGACTTCTAGCTGTTGGTGGATCGTTAACAGAAGATCGTCTAGTGGAAGCTTATAGTAATGGTATTTTCCCATGGTACGACGATACTCAGCCTATTTTGTGGTGGAGTCCAGATCCAAGAATGGTTTTATTTCCTCATAATTTAAAGGTTTCTAAAAGCATGAAACAGCTTTTTAAAAAAGATGCTTTTAAAGTGACCTATAATGAGGACTTTGAAACTGTAATTGAAAATTGTGCGGAAATTAACCGAAAAGGTCAAGCTGGAACCTGGATTACCGATGAGATGAAACAAGCGTATATCGGTTTGCATCAAAAAGGGATTGCGCAATCTGTTGAGGTTTGGGAAAATGGACAGATCGTGGGAGGCTTATATGGCCTTTACCTAAAACAAAAGCAGGTTTTCTGCGGGGAAAGTATGTTTACACGCGTAAGTAATGCTTCTAAATATGGTTTTATAAGTATGGTAAGAAGACTTCAGAAAAATGGAGTGAAATTAATCGATTGTCAGGTTCATACAAATCACTTAGAAAGTCTGGGAGCCGAGGAAATCTCTAGAAAGGAATTTTTAAAATTTTTGAAATAA
- a CDS encoding DNA-3-methyladenine glycosylase I, which yields MTNKHRCGWCQGDSLYEAYHDEEWGIPVHDEQKLFEFLILETFQAGLSWITILRKRENFREAFDDFNYKKVANYSEEKIQELLQNPGIVRNKLKVRSSVSNAQHFIEIQEEFGSFNSYIWSFVDGKPIQNKVENYKEAPATTEISDKLSKDLKKRGFKFVGSTVVYAHMQATGMVNDHEVSCFRYEEVKRLS from the coding sequence ATGACTAATAAACATAGATGTGGCTGGTGCCAAGGCGATTCTTTATACGAAGCTTATCACGATGAAGAATGGGGCATACCGGTGCACGATGAGCAAAAACTATTTGAGTTTTTGATATTAGAAACATTTCAGGCTGGTCTAAGTTGGATTACAATTTTGCGGAAAAGAGAAAACTTCAGAGAAGCTTTTGATGATTTTAATTATAAGAAAGTGGCTAATTATTCCGAAGAGAAAATTCAGGAACTTTTGCAAAATCCAGGAATTGTTCGAAACAAACTTAAGGTTAGAAGCTCAGTTTCAAATGCGCAGCATTTTATAGAGATTCAAGAAGAATTTGGCAGTTTTAATAGCTACATCTGGAGTTTTGTAGATGGCAAACCGATCCAAAATAAAGTTGAAAATTATAAAGAAGCGCCCGCAACTACAGAAATTAGTGATAAGTTAAGCAAAGATCTTAAAAAGCGCGGATTTAAATTTGTAGGTTCTACAGTAGTTTACGCACACATGCAAGCGACCGGTATGGTAAACGATCACGAAGTTTCCTGTTTTCGATATGAAGAAGTAAAGCGTCTTTCCTGA